The genome window caaacagattaaaatgccagtgtttactatgcagacaagaaaatttacatttgctgttcaggcgtttgaaagttaagtgttacttaaaatttttgaacaaggcattttaagttgttagttttcctttattggggtaggaaGCAGAGCAGTAGCATGAgaagagtagaacaggaagaaagcataattgagacctttcaaagttttggcccaagcaaggggacatgggggtgtcatttgagctccccgcctcaggtgccaaaatgttttgGGCCAGCCCTACCTACCGACTCCTGTAATAACCACTAACCGCAGATTTCAAATCATGGCTTAAAGTAGGGCtgccaaataattaaaaaattaattgtgattaattgtgagataaaaaaaagtcatgattaattgcagttttaatgacaggtttcagagtaacagccgtgttagtctgtattcgcaaaaagaaaaggagtacttgtggcaccttagagactaaccaatttatttgagcataagctttcgtgagctacagctcacttcattggatgcatactgtggaaagtgtagaagatctttttatatacacacaaagcatgaaaaaatacctcctcccaccccactctcctgctggtaatagcttatctaaagtgatcactctccttacaatgtgtatgataatcaagttgagccatttccagctcaaatccaggttttctcaccccacccccccccacacacacacacaaacccactctcctgctggtaatagcttatctaaagtgaccactctccttacaatgtgtatgataatcaaggtgggccatttccagcacaaatccagggtttaacaagaacgtcggggggggagggtaggaaaaaacaaggggaaataggttaccttgcataatgacttagccactcccagtctctattcaagcctaagttaattgtatccaatttgcaaatgaattccaattcaacagtttctcgctggagtctggatttgaagtttttttgttgtaatatagcgactttcatgtctgtaatcgtgtgaccagagagattgaagtgttctccgactggtttttgaatgttataattcttgacatctgatttgtgtccatttattcttttacgtagagactgtccagtttgaccagtgtacatggcagaggggcattgctggcacatgatggcatatatcacattggtggatgtgcaggtgaacgagcctctgatagtgtggctgatgttattaggccctgtgatggtgtcccctgaatagatatgtgggcacggttggcaacgggctttgttgcaaggataggttcctgggttagtggttctgttgtgtggtgtgtggttgctggtgagtatttgcttcaggttggggggctgtctgtaggcaaggactggcctgtctcccaagatttgtgagagtgttgggtcatccttcaggataggttgtagatccttaataatgtgttggaggggttttagttgggggctgaaggtgacggctagtggcgttctgttattttctttgttaggcctgtcctgtagtaggtgacttctgggaactcttctggctctatcaatctgtttcttcacttccgcaggtgggtattgtagttgtaagaatgcttgatagagatcttgtaggtgttggtctctgtctgaggggttggagcaaatgcggttgtatcgcagagcttggctgtagacgatggattgtgtggtgtggtcagggtgaaagctggaggcatgtaggtaggaatagcggtcagtaggtttccagtatagggtggtgtttatgtgaccatcgtttattagcactgtagtgtccaggaagtggatctcttgtgtggactggaccaggctgaggttgatggtgggttggaaattgttgaaatcatggtggaattcctcaagggcttcttttccatgggtccagatgatgaagatgtcatcaatatagcgcaagtagagtaggggcgttaggggacgagagctgaggaagcgttgttctaagtcagccataaaaatgttggcatactgtggggccatgcgggtacccatagcagtgccagcaggagagtgggtttgtgtgggtttgtggggggggggagggtgagaaaacctggatttgtgctggaaacggcccaacttgattatcatacacattgtaaggagagtgatcactttagataagctattaccagcaggagagtggggtggaaggaggtattttttcatgctttgtgtgtatataaaaagatcttctacaccttccacagtatgcgtccgatgaactgaactgtagctcacgaaagcttatgctcaaataaattggttagtctctaaggtgccacaagtacgccttttctttttgcagttttaaacacactgttaataacagaataccatttatttaaatatttttggatattttctatattttcaaatatattgactttagttacaacacagaatacaaagtgtacagtgcttactttatattattatttgtgattacaaatatttgcactgtaacaatgataaaagaaataatatttttcaattcacctcatacaagtactgtagtgcagtctctatcatgaaaatgcaacttacacatgtagatttttttttacataactgcactcaaaaattaaagaatgtaaaactttagggcctacaagtccactcagtcctacttcttgttcatccaatcactaagacaaataagtttgtttactcTTACAGGAGATaatggggagatttaggttggatattaggaaaaactttttcactaggagggtggtgaaacactggaatgcgttacctagggaggtggtggaatctccttccttagaagtttttaaggtcaggcttgacaaagccctggctgggatgatttaattggggatcggtcctgctttgagcagggggttggactagatgacctcctgaggtcccttccaaccctgatattctatgattctatgattctgtgaatgctgcctgcttcttatttacaatgtaacctgaaagtgagaccaggcattcgcatagcactgttgtagccagcattgcaaggatTTATGTGTCAGATATACTAAACATCCGTATGCTctttcatgctttgaccaccatttcagagggcatgcttccatgctgatgactggttctgcttgtccaaagcagtgcggaccaatgcatgttcattttcatcatctgagtcagatgccaccaacagaaggttgattttggtggttcgggttctgtagtttccgcattggagtgttgctctttaagACTTCTcacagcatgttccacaccttgtccctctcagagtttgaaaggcatttcagattcttaaaccttgggtcaagtgctgtagctatctttagaaatctcatattggtaccttctttgcattttgtcaaatctgcagtgaaagtgttcttaaatagaacggtttcagagtaacagccgtgttagtttccacagtatgcatccgatgaagtgagctgtagctcacgaaagcttatgctcagataaattggttagtctctaaggtgccacaagtactccttttcttcttaaataGAACATCATCTGCTTGGTTGTCatctgagactgccataacacaaaatatatggcagaaaaccatggagcaggagacatacaattctcccccacagtgttcagtcacaaatttaattgacattttttttttttaacatggaagcatgtgctctggaatggtggtagaagcatgaagggacatacgaacatttagcatatctgacacataaataccttgtaacGTGGGCTACAACAGTTCCACGTgagcacctgttctcactttcaggtgatactgtTAATAAGAAGCGGACAGCaatatctcccgtaaatgtaaacaaacttgtttgtcttagttaTTGGCTGAActtgaagtaggactgagtagacttgtagtttctcaagttttacattgttttgtttttgagtgcagttatgtaacaaaaattaattctacatttgtaagttgcacttccatgataaagagattgcactacagtacttgtatgaggtgaactgaaaatactatttcttttgtttacaaatatttgaactgtaaaaagataattaaaataatactataaagtgagcactgtacactttgtattctgtgttgtaattgaaattaatacatttgaaaatttaaattggtattctattaatagTGCAATAAAAATGGCGattaatcaaaaataattttttaatctagttaatcaGTTTTGcattaattgcttgagttaactgcaattaattgacagccctagtttaaagacttcatgttacagagaatccaccatttgcactagtttaaactaaagtgacccatgccccacgctgcagaggaaagcaaaaaaaccccagggtctctgctaatgtgacccaggggaaaattccttcccaatcccaaatatggtgattagttagaccaggggtcggcaaccaaTGGCACGCATGCAAAAGgcagcatgcgagctgatttacaatggcactctgctgccggcctggggtcctggtcgccagccccactcagcctgttGCCGGCCTGGATGGACAGAACCCCGGGCCGGCAGTGGGCTATCCGCCGCCCcctctgccagtctggggttccatccgccggccTCTGTgagccggggtcccagctgctggccccgctcagcccgctgccagtctggggttccgtccgccggcccttgtaaatgtaaaatgtattactagcacgcaaaaccttaaattacagtgaataaatgaagacttggcacaccacttctgaaaggttgccgacccgagttggaccctgaacatgtgggcaaggctcaccagccagacacctgggaaataattctctgtagtaactcagagccctccccatctagtatcccatcactggccactggatatatttgctgctagcaatcACAGATCAGTTACATGCCGTTGTAGGCAGTTTCaccataccatcccctccataaacttatcaagctcagccttgaagccagaaggttttttgccccccccaTTGTTccccttggaagtctgttccagaacgtcactcctctgatggttagaaaccttctcctaatttcaagtctaaactcgttggccagtttatatccatttgttcttgtgtccacattggcgcttaacttaaataactcctctccctccctggtatttatccctttgatgtatttatagagagcaatcatatatccctcagccttcttttgtttAGGCTAAACAAGTATCCTCCCATAAGATAGGTTTTCTATTCCTTGGAGCCTccaagtagcccttctctgcacctatttcactttgaattcatctttcttaaacaggggagaccagaactgcacactattccagatgtggtctcactagtgccttgtataatggtactaacacttccctgtctctactggaaatacctcgcctgatgcatccttgGACTGTATTAGgctttttttcacagccacatcacactggcagcttagtcatcctgtgatcaaccaatacacccaggtctttctcctccactgtcacttccaactgatatgtccctagcttataacaaATGtttttgttagtccctaaatgtgTGACCTTTCATTCCGCAATATTAAATTTTATCCTgtttctattattccagtttacaatgTCATTGAGATCTTCTgttatgatattccagtcctcctccgtaTTGCCAATacttcccaactttgtgtcaAATTTTATTAGTACACTCACTTCTTGTGCCAACATCAgtaataaaaatgctaaataagattggtcccaagagcAATCCtgagtaacctccctccagcctgacagttcacctttcagtatgacctgttgtagtcttccCTTgagccagttccttatccacctttcaattctcatactAATCCCCATCCTCTCCAATTTcactaataatttctcatgtgaAACTGTATCAAATGTCTTACTGTAATCCAGGTAGATGAGCTCTACTGGATtgcctttgtctaaaaaaatcagttatcttctcaaagagggagatcaggttggtctggcatgatctaccttttgtaaaaccatgatgaattttatcccaattactgttaacctctatgtccttaactattttctctttcaaaatttattccaagaccttgcatacaactgaggtcaaactaacaagcgtgtagtttcccagatcactttttctctctttcttaaaaaaataggaacgatattagcaattctccagtcatagggtacaatGTCCGAGTTTAGAGTCATTAAAAATCtctgctattgggcttgcaatttcatgtgccagttccttcaatatttttggatggagattatctggaccTCCCAATTTAGTCACCataaactgtttgagtttgactttgaCTTCTACCTCCATGTTCTcattcccattagccaccctgctaCTACCCCTAAGTTCTTCATTAGCCTAATTAAAAACTGAggtaaagtatttgtttagatgttGGGACATGCCTAgtttatctttaatctccaccacatcctcagtgtttagcaattccactttccttgttttcttcttatttatatggctatagaaccttttactattgattttaattccctttgcaaggtccaactctgcttggcttttgtctgttctcactttaatcctacactttctgacctccaagaggtagctttccttgctgattcatcccctcttccattccttgtaggctttctgctttctcttaatcacttGTTTGAGATACTtgttcatccagcttggtctgcaacctttccctatgaattttttccccttgcttgggatgcagacttcagatagtttctgcaactttgacttaaagtaattccaaacttcctccacattcagatccttgagttcttcagtccagtccacttcctaattcccttaattttttaaagtttgccctttcGAAATCAAGGTCCCTAactgcagatctatttttgtttatccttccatttagtttaaactaaattagctcatgatcactcgaaccaaggttgtcctctacaaccagttcttctacgaggtcctcactactcaccaatctAAATCTAAAAtcaccaaatctaaaatggcattacATCTTGTTGGTTCATCAACTaattggtgaagaaatctgtcggCTATCActtccaggaaaatctgggccctactattattagtagcacttgtcttccaatctgtatctgggaagttaaagtctcccataatcacacaattcccagtagtatttatttaattaaaaatattaagggGGCCTCTATCCATATCCATATTGCCTGACTGAACAAGAGACTTCAATTGCTTCTTTAAAACACACTTCCTTGAGAGATCACAATTAGATGTCTAGATTGCCACTACCAGACACACCAGTATATCACTTATTATTTATGTCTGATCTGTTTTGTCTGTGTCTAAACTAGACTGTAAGCTAGTTGTGACTGGAATTAGTCTCCTGATTTATTTGTACACCACTTGCACAAAGTTGTTACCAGGCCAAATAAGGATTAATAATAGTCTACATGTAAGGCcaaaattctgcacacaaaccTCCAGCCTCTCATTCTGGAAACATGGCCCATAGTTACATGTGACACTTTCATGTTGCCTACCTTTTTTCAGTGGCTCAGGCTTTTTATCAGCTTTCTCTCTCCATGGCATGGTGATAGATGGGAAAAATGACTTCTTTTCTCTggtttcttcctcttcctttttgtTCTCATTCTGTGCTGGTGAGTGCACCACGTTCACTTTACTGTCTTCTTTTTTCCAGGTGGTGTCTAACTCTGGTTTAGCCGCCCTTTGACCTAATGTGTCAGCTAAGTTTGATCTGTTCCTTTTAGAGAGAGGAGAGGATGGCGGGGTCTGGTTTGTGGGCTTTGGAGCTAATGCAGGTTTTTGTTGGAGTGACGATTTACACACAGGTTTCTCATGACTAGGTAAAGGAATCTGGCTGTTGGTCGATGGGAATAGAAGTGTAACTGTTGTGTCTGAGTTCTCCGAAACATTATTTGAAGAGTCTTTTAAAACATTAACAGTGGCATCCCTTCTCTCTAGGCTAGGGGATATATTGTCTTTTAGAGTGGTATTAATGGTTTCTTTTCCACTTTCTGTTGTAAATAGTGGGGCAGGTACACCATCAAAACTATCTCCTGCACtgtatcttttctttttcttttgctccGCCTGTTGATCGTAGTGAAAACGTAAGGAGTAATTTGTCCTTCTTAACTTTATCCCAAATGGAGACACATTTTCTTCTTCATGAAGTGCTGTTTTATCCAGGTTTCTTGTACCAGTGTTctgctgactttccaaagtagCTGGAGATTCTGATTGGGgcagttcttttcctgaagaATGAGAGAGGCTTGGAACAAGGAAAGATGGAAGATCTTTGGCAAACTTATAGCCTTCTGTGTAGTTTGCCATTTCAAGGTGTGTTTCACTCTTTGTTGCCATTTCAGTCACATTACCTTTACAAGCTGGAGTCTCATGGCGAGCAGCCACATCATCATTTGCATCATTGGATGAATCTGTCTTTTTTCTTGTGTTCTCTGGTTCAGTACCTTCTGCACCACAGGCACTCTCAGCATCTGCATTGGCTTTTGAGGTTTCTGAAAATTTCTGCCATGCTGGTGTTATGGAAAATTTTGCATTCGCAGAAAGTGTTTTCCTTAAATTGGCATGGGAAGCACCTCGTCCTTTGGGAGTCCAGTCATCACTGTATCTACAGACACTTACTCGGTCTTTTTCATTTAGCTTGCTGTTTTCTGCACTCTTTAGGATTCTAGATCTAATAGAAGCCCATTCAGCTAATACGTCCTGGTTGTTCAATGTCTCCTGTGTATACTTCATTTTACTGCGGCTAGATTTGGAATCAAGAATAGTTTTCTGGGTGTTTTCTGGTGGGGGaaaatccaggttttttttttcttctgtcaaACCAAGTAAAGATTTACAAGCTGTATCTTTGATCTGATTCAGGTTTACGGCAGTGCCACAAAGCTGTGCTCCAGTAACCAAAATAGCTGTGTGTGGGACACACAAAGAGTAGGGAAGTGCAGGAGAACCTTTGCTAAATTTGTGGGTCTTGGATTCTTTGAGGGCAGAAAGGTGCGCTGCCTCTTTGACAGGAGTAACAGGGCTCAAATTCACTTTTTGAAATATGATCTGTTTCTCTCCCGATGACACTTGAAACGTGAATGGTCTGTGCGTAGCCTGCCTTTCATCTACTTCCTGCCACCTTAGTTCTTCACCTATCTTCTGCTCCTGAGCTTCGACTTCTCTCTTCTGTTTTGGTGTTAGCTTTTCTAGCActgtttctttccctttctgtgactgttttgttttttgttggtttgatTCTTCTTGAAGCTGCTTTTCCATGGATTCACTACCAGCATCCCCAGAACACACTTCTTCTTTGACCTGTTGATGTCTTAAGGCTtgctcttgttctttttgcttttCCAGATGCTGTTGTCCATCCACGTGTATTTCTGCCTGTTCTTTCAGTTCTTGTTCATTTGATTCCTCTTGCCTTATTTTAAATTTCCCCTGTTGTTCTCTCTCTTCACTCTCCAGGTGTGTTTGTTCTGCTGGCTCAtgtcttttttgttcttcttGTGTCTTTTGCTTCTCCAGTTTTTGTAGAGTTTGTTCTCCTtgtctcttctttttttccttctgatgCTGGCTTTGTTCTTCCAGTCTCTTAGCTTCTtcctcctgctgcagcttctcTTCAGCCTGAAGATGCCTTTTCTCAAATTCTTGTCTCTGTTCTTCCacttcttgtcttttttgttcctcttgtctctttttttcttcctcctgatGCTGTTTTCCAATCTCATGACACCTTTGTTCTTCCAGTTCTTTTATTTTCTGCTCCTCCAGTTCCTGTTGTCTCCGTTCTTCCAGTTCCTGTTGTCTCCGTTCGTCCAGTCTTTTCTGCTCCTCCAGTTCCTGTTGTCTCCGTTCGTCCAGTCTTTTCTGCTCCTCCAGTTCCTGTTGTCTCCGTTCTTCTTgacttttctcctcctcctggtgCCTCTGctcttttattttcaaatgtttctCCTCCTTAAGGAGATGCTGCCTTTTCTCTTCCTCACAATGCTTTCTCTCCTGTTGCCTTTGCATCTCTTCAACTTCCTGGCATCTTTGTTCTTccaaatgtttttttccctctgcttctGCCATTTGTCTTTTCTCTTCAGCCTCGAGGATTCTCCAGTGATCTTCTTGCTTTCTTTTCTCATCTGCTAACTCAAGATGCTTTTGGCCCTCTCTGTTCTGGGTTGGCTTAGCTGTGGCAATGCGCCCATGGTCATCTGGGTATCTCTCTCTGTACTGGGGGGTTTCTGGGTTTTCTTGCTCAAACTCTATCACTGTTACGCTTTGTAACTCCTAATGTTGGGAAACAAAAGCAGAGTTACTTAATATTGGTTATTGTTCCCTTTCTTCACTGTACAGAATGGTGAACTGATCAGTTGCAAACTGACTAGTCTCTATTTTTTAACAATTGGCTTGAGATATAGATCATTTTGCTTTCGTCCTTTGTTAGAAAGTcatatttttactatatttgagtACAGAGACTACACACACTAACTCATGAATTACAGTATCATAACCCATGACATATTAGAGTAACTGAACATGTGAGTTGATCTGTTTCACCACTTTACAGGAGTGATATTCTGTAAAAGAAAGGACACATCCTGGCACCAACAACATGGTAATACTAAATAATAAATCACAGTTTACACTAATGCAGGTAAATCAATGGTGCCCAAATTCTGACTAACCAAGACCTGCAGCAGCACCTTCAGGGAAGTCTAAGGGCGACGCTGATTTGTGTAAAATGCAGTAGGCAGCAGCCACCCTCACCATAAAACTGGGTCTGAAGCACAGAGCGTACTGATACACACCACCAAAGCCAAAAACTAAGGAGGCCACTGGGCTCATTGAGGAGTATTGTATGCTGGGATCTGTAGTCACCACAGGCCACATGAGGGTGGCCACAATCACACAGGGGCTTCACCCAGCCCATGGGCCTCTCTTTGGCCACCCATGATGTGAATGGATTTTAGAATGTGACATTCACATATCCAGCACTGCCCCACATTTAACCACTTTGTAAGCTCCAGAATTTGTTCTGTTAAGGCTCAAAAACATTAAGCATCTGTTCAAAAGCATTGTCTGTGTCAGTTctctctgcagagctggctgTTTCCACACAATGAGCATGCAGCCCTGCAGAGAGCAGCTGTGTGGTGACGGCAAGGACAGGAGGAACAATGGTAAAGGAAATGCTGCTTGGCTGCTACTCTCTGCCTGGCTAAACCCCAATTAGTTGGGGCTCCCCACGCTGGTGGTTCCAATGCAGAAATCTGGGAGCTACCTAAAAATCATGAAAAATCTGGAGATCCCTAGCTTTTCTATGCTAGTGGAGAGGTGTGATGACTGCTGCTTAATGAAGGTAGCCATTGTGATTAAATGGGATACCATGAGGGGGTTAGTGGTACAAgaggtattttgtttgtttcagggaccgtatgtctaccctgcagctgggagcgtacttcccagcttgggtagacagatgtgctagctctgctcaagctagtgtactaaaaatagcactgtagtcGGGAGGTAGCACAAGTGGCAGCTTGGACTAGCcacccaagtatgtacccagaGGTTCCAGGCAGGTTTGTATCAGGCCATTAGCCAGAGCTACTCCtggctactctgctatttttCTGTGTGCTAGCTCAAGTAGAgttagcatgtgtctgtctacccaagctgAGAAGCAagttcccagctgcagtggagaTGTACCCTCAGTCTCCTGTTGATTCCATGTTTCCGTCTCTATCAACAGCTTTTACTAAGCTGCAATACCTGCAGAAACTGTATGAAGTCCTTCACCGCTGCCTCTTTCTGACTGCCAATTTGTTTCCTGCATGTCAGCTTCACACACCACTTCAGGAGTCTTGCTGGTTCTAGGCAAGCAGCTGACTCACTCTCTGCCCAGTGCAGGGCGTGCTTCCTCCCAGCTACATGGACCTTCTGTAGACATAACAGGCTCACCACGACTCTGCAACTCCTCAGACAACACCATTACCATTAAAATGCCTTCTGTTAGTTGAGGGGGAAGGAGATGCTGGGCCAACACATTTCTcaccaggagggagagaggatgagGGAATAGACAGAGCAAAGCAAAGGGGTGGCTGGGCTCTTTTTTCTGTCCTGCTGTCCTCCTGTGAATAAATGTCTTAGCccagcagctccctccctgccccaactaCCCTCCCTTATCTGGAAATTCCTGTTAACTCCAGGGAAGCTGCCCACTGGCCTCTTTCGGCTTCCTGGAGAGGAGGGAAGGCAGTGTGGGAGAGACGTAGGGCTCCTTCCATCATTCCTTTCCTATCGTTGTTTGGATTGTGAAGTATTTCTTTTGGAAGCCCAATGGCCAGATTATGGCAGGGGCACACCAGGAGGAGAAGGGTGCACAGGGAGTgaggaagggaaaagagaaaggaCCATGGCCCACCCTCCCTCCACACAGGTCAATGAAGCTGGCTGACTGTGAGGAAGAGAGCACATTGCACCCtcacagtgcctcctggaactCTCCTGGATGGGTGCAGCACATCACCAGCCCCAGATAGCTACACGGAGCTAAACACTACCTGTCCCTTGTCTCCACTAGAACTTTACATTCAGACAGCTATCTTGAGTTCTCTCAATATAAAAACCACATGCCTcgttttgcagtgaagacaaagtctATGTTGTGAAAGTTTCCCAAAGATCTCCCCGGTGTTACCCAGCCAGGTCTGTACCTGCATCATACCTATCATTCATCTTATTATTTTCAGTTGCAACTATTTTGTGAGTACTTACTACAGTTTCTAAAGCAGACCATCTCATCTCACCATTTGACAACCCAAATCAGTTCAATACCTTTGTTAATCTTCTGTGTTTTCTTGACAGCCTCTGTTTTTTTGGCTTTATGGAGAGTTTGTGCTTAGCTGCGCTGTTGTCCAGACGAGCGACTGCCTGGGGGACCGCATCAAGATTGATTGATTCAATTGTGCCAGCAGAGGAAATGTGTCTTTTTGACCGAGACGATTTGACTGGAGTGACCTGTTTTGTACCATATATACAAAGTAACCCTCATTAAAACCAtacaaaaagatttaaaacaaaaaacatttctgtATGTATGCATTCAAGAGAGTGGTTAGTAGAAAACATGCAAAACGAGGAAAGAATTTCCCGCAATATTCCCTTGGACATTTTAAGTTTGCcaaaggtaaaaaaaataaaaagacatgaATTCTTCTGTAAGTATTGCCCACCACACTCGTTTGAGTAAGGCTACATCAAGAAATGGCTGAAAGATAGGAAAGATAAACCAATCTAAGCATTACAACAGAGCCTACAATAGGGAGTGCTGCAGAGCTACCCCACCCCAGTGGGAAATGCTAGAAACCTTATGCCTCAGGCAGGTACAATGCTTCCTGGAGCACAGTGGGAGCATGGCCACTGCATCATGCTTGGTGTACTCTCTCATGTGTGGCCAGCTCTGCTGACTGATGCAGAAGCAGGGCAAG of Natator depressus isolate rNatDep1 chromosome 4, rNatDep2.hap1, whole genome shotgun sequence contains these proteins:
- the CRACD gene encoding capping protein-inhibiting regulator of actin dynamics isoform X2 codes for the protein MINLFKKPYKKRAGKFQPFKKFFGKRKKRETTSDCVEAKLKPSHSFGNVCNGTLSSDEETNNGLRSSNYTMGTRAFSHDSIFIPDGQAESEQAVQAMSQDKILGKVKTLQQQLSKTIKFGQLPQMTISERTMEEANASLEEDLLLSSPMETETQQDTVLSDSDNKLSDTPDSLSPTSVPGTGHEAEKKVTPVKSSRSKRHISSAGTIESINLDAVPQAVARLDNSAAKHKLSIKPKKQRLSRKHRRLTKELQSVTVIEFEQENPETPQYRERYPDDHGRIATAKPTQNREGQKHLELADEKRKQEDHWRILEAEEKRQMAEAEGKKHLEEQRCQEVEEMQRQQERKHCEEEKRQHLLKEEKHLKIKEQRHQEEEKSQEERRQQELEEQKRLDERRQQELEEQKRLDERRQQELEERRQQELEEQKIKELEEQRCHEIGKQHQEEEKKRQEEQKRQEVEEQRQEFEKRHLQAEEKLQQEEEAKRLEEQSQHQKEKKKRQGEQTLQKLEKQKTQEEQKRHEPAEQTHLESEEREQQGKFKIRQEESNEQELKEQAEIHVDGQQHLEKQKEQEQALRHQQVKEEVCSGDAGSESMEKQLQEESNQQKTKQSQKGKETVLEKLTPKQKREVEAQEQKIGEELRWQEVDERQATHRPFTFQVSSGEKQIIFQKVNLSPVTPVKEAAHLSALKESKTHKFSKGSPALPYSLCVPHTAILVTGAQLCGTAVNLNQIKDTACKSLLGLTEEKKNLDFPPPENTQKTILDSKSSRSKMKYTQETLNNQDVLAEWASIRSRILKSAENSKLNEKDRVSVCRYSDDWTPKGRGASHANLRKTLSANAKFSITPAWQKFSETSKANADAESACGAEGTEPENTRKKTDSSNDANDDVAARHETPACKGNVTEMATKSETHLEMANYTEGYKFAKDLPSFLVPSLSHSSGKELPQSESPATLESQQNTGTRNLDKTALHEEENVSPFGIKLRRTNYSLRFHYDQQAEQKKKKRYSAGDSFDGVPAPLFTTESGKETINTTLKDNISPSLERRDATVNVLKDSSNNVSENSDTTVTLLFPSTNSQIPLPSHEKPVCKSSLQQKPALAPKPTNQTPPSSPLSKRNRSNLADTLGQRAAKPELDTTWKKEDSKVNVVHSPAQNENKKEEEETREKKSFFPSITMPWREKADKKPEPLKKEKPVLQSRHSLDGSKLMEKVESAQPLWITLALQKQKGFREQQATREERRQAREAKQAEKLAKDNAAVSNPSDDKGSNISKASVLQKPTPQEDEKKIEMAMSRLERREQFKKSNTLPTSVTVEISDSVPTTPLAKEVTKRFSTPDANPVSTEPAWLALAKRKAKAWSDCPQIIK